Proteins encoded together in one Onychomys torridus chromosome 1, mOncTor1.1, whole genome shotgun sequence window:
- the LOC118592942 gene encoding cytochrome c oxidase assembly factor 4 homolog, mitochondrial: MAASVPQGHNRTRPMKRDDEEEDPLDQLITRSGCAASHFAVQECMAQHQDWRQCQPQVQAFRDCMSAQQARRREELQRRKEQADAHH, encoded by the coding sequence ATGGCAGCTTCAGTCCCACAGGGCCATAACCGGACCCGGCCGATGAAGAGGGATGATGAGGAAGAAGACCCACTGGACCAGCTGATCACCCGCTCTGGCTGTGCCGCCTCCCACTTTGCAGTGCAGGAGTGCATGGCCCAGCACCAGGACTGGCGTCAGTGCCAGCCACAAGTGCAGGCATTCAGGGATTGCATGAGTGCACAGCAGGCGAGGCGGCGGGAGGAACTGCAGAGGAGGAAAGAGCAAGCCGACGCCCATCACTGA